The Siniperca chuatsi isolate FFG_IHB_CAS linkage group LG9, ASM2008510v1, whole genome shotgun sequence genome includes a region encoding these proteins:
- the ptpn23a gene encoding tyrosine-protein phosphatase non-receptor type 23, producing the protein MEAVPRMPMIWLDLKEAGEFQFSPSVRQFILKNYGENPDNYNEQLKKLETLRQSAVNVTRDFEGCSTLRKYFGQLHYVQSRVPMGTGQEAAVPISWTEIFSGKTVTHDDISYEQACILYNLGALHSMLGAMDNRVSEEGMKVSCTHFQCSAGAFSYLRDHFSHNFSVDMSHQILNLNINLMLGQAQECLLEKSMLDNRKSFLVARISAQVVDYYKEACRALENSETASMLGKIQKDWKKLVQMKIYYFASIAHLHMGKQAEEQQKYGERLAYLQSSLDKLSEAIKLAKGQPDSVQEALRFTMDVIGGKFNSAKKDNDFIYHETVPSLETLASVKGAPLVKALPVNPTDPSVTGPDLFAKLVPMAAHEASSLYSEEKAKLLRDVMVKIESKNETLEQFMDSLGLEPESVDNLDMYSHIPPVLMEKCAALSVRPDTVKSLIQSMQGLSGVFTDVESSLKEIRDVLEGDEAGERALQEAGGPAAGEAHPASQAQALAEIRRDLEKYMEAHEKASFTNTELHRAMNLHISNLRLLGGPLESLKEALPRPQLSEEEVAGLQCMKRILGKVQEMREQRGSLEKQLRDLIQQDDITSTLVTTDRADMKRIFEEQLKKYEQVKVYIDQNLAAQENILKALTEANVQYASVRKGLSQTEQQWNSTVQGLVGSYEAYEDLMKKSQEGKEFYEDLEAKASRLLEKAKTVCQTRAEERKPVLEKETQKKPPARPTAAKPFLKPKASDVDSACSSLEDPELAQLSAAILALGGDLPEDLCSLPPDIPSFPTTAARLAGHETFVPPSANLGGSSSLSWPGAPAAGIPRFPANLPPPELLARIAQFPTSGAVAAQGPLPRGPHPQMTPQMPPQLPGYRPPLPQAPQPGPVAPAPVRPSTTTVDSIQAPIPSYAPAPHHPAASTSYTVSPQMGAYPQFMPQPGMAIHGSAQTPAPQPQQQKQPQQYPQPIGQPLPQGYQPGPRAIPGPHPPLQAQQAYPHGYMPPHSGIPPQYQQAFPGPPQPHQQNGYQPRPQITQGYQTPQGYVPQQHPQMIPGSMPRPPQGQMPLQTVHPQIPPTSQPALPASHPYLPHPNQQMAPGITHQHMLPQQQQISMPPNVQQIPPHPQMQIPGGPRAQMPPTSQPMPPVSQNYMPPTSQPIHPTLRPQMPLASQPHMVPGPQVHLPRGPMPQMPPSALLPQHHPHPGQPPIPNMPQQPMQMPSQPQAQPPHSGGVCYPGGAPMMPQQPLAPQPAVPQQPQAPLPMTHPQPSTMYPSAQGANVPPSAPQQPTAMGPHGPHVPPTQHIIQPSPGGPSVAQPSNTVPPSPSPSPSPSPSPGPTSLGLNSRQRPTPAPTPGGTAPSTLPSPSAVSPSTSLFQRQNSSTDDLLSSSPESQPGGTKAPTNVLQPTKADPQDGERRKKSSQGVLLIQGDPYQAPERVARLHGELERYRGQVDSLEHPSENEGGLSVLDARWKELQDQQEKDARQLSIAIARCYTMKNRHQDVMPYDLNRVVLQSGKDDYINASYVEDLSPYCPRLIATQAPLTGTAADFWLMVYEQKVSMVVMLVSEQELEKGKVVRYFPTERGQQLSQGPITLSLTTQKTTPTHVERMISLQYRDQSLKRTVVHLQFTSWPELGLPDSKSNLLRFIQEVHGHYLHQRPLHTPVVVHCSSGVGRTGAFCLLYAALQELEAGNGIPDLPLLVKKMRQQRKNMLQEKLHLKFCYEAVLKHAEQVLQRHGITTATCSKNTSSAATKPYPRQESQQDIVLGGDMPISSIQATIAKLSIRPPSATDPAMEEQAGTILPDLDSLGDVQLLQYPCPPTDPQPPSSFSPPLTSPTHSPPPPNGLDAVSPCTPPPANHQPLPEATPSISPPPASSAPAPSSLELLATLTPEAFSMEGGGKGKQRVTKQSFLQPAEGQGLHGTRGEEGDDPLSSLDPLWTLNKR; encoded by the exons GACTGAAATTTTCTCAGGAAAAACAGTCACTCATGATGACATTAGCTATGAGCAAGCCTGCATCCTCTACAACCTTG GGGCCTTGCACTCCATGTTGGGAGCCATGGATAACAGGGTATCTGAGgag GGGATGAAGGTGTCGTGTACGCACTTCCAGTGCTCGGCGGGGGCTTTCTCCTACCTGAGAGACCATTTTAGCCACAACTTCAGCGTGGACATGAGCCACCAGATCCTTAACCTCAACATCAACCTGATGCTG GGCCAGGCTCAGGAGTGTCTTCTGGAGAAGTCCATGTTGGACAACAGGAAGAGTTTCCTGGTTGCTCGCATCAGCGCTCAG GTGGTGGATTACTATAAAGAGGCCTGCAGGGCTCTGGAGAACTCAGAGACAGCGTCTATGCTGGGAAAGATTCAGAAGGACTGGAAGAAACTGGTTCAGATGAAGATCTACTACTTTGCTTCTATTGCACAT CTTCATATGGGAAAACAGGCCGAGGAGCAGCAGAAGTACGGAGAGCGG TTGGCGTACCTGCAGAGCTCCTTGGACAAACTCAGTGAAGCCATCAAGCTGGCCAAG GGTCAACCTGACAGTGTGCAAGAGGCCTTGAGGTTCACCATGGACGTTATCGGGGGAAA GTTTAATTCAGCCAAAAAGGACAATGACTTCATCTATCATGAGACGGTTCCATCTCTGGAGACTCTGGCCTCAGTCAAAG GTGCTCCACTGGTGAAAGCTCTACCAGTCAACCCCACAGACCCCAGTGTTACTGGACCAGACCTGTTTGCCAAGTTGGTGCCAATGGCTGCCCATGAAGCCTCTTCGCTATACAG tGAGGAGAAAGCCAAGCTGCTGAGGGACGTCATGGTCAAGATTGAGAGCAAGAATGAAACActaga GCAGTTCATGGACTCTCTGGGCTTGGAGCCGGAGTCGGTGGACAATCTGGACATGTACAGCCACATCCCTCCGGTCCTGATGGAGAAGTGTGCTGCTCTCAGTGTCCGACCCGACACAGTCAAGAGCCTCATCCAGTCCATGCAGG GGCTCTCGGGTGTCTTCACTGACGTGGAGTCTTCACTGAAGGAGATCAGAGACGTCCTAGAGGGAGACGAGGCCGGCGAACGAGCCCTCCAGGAGGCTGGCGGCCCTGCTGCAGGCGAGGCACACCCAGCATCGCAGGCCCAGGCTCTGGCTGAGATCCGCAGGGACCTGGAGAAGTACATGGAAGCCCATGAGAAGGCCAGTTTTACCAACACGGAGCTCCACCGGGCCATGAACCTGCACATTAGCAACCTGCGTCTGCTGGGGGGGCCACTGGAAAGTCTGAAAGAGGCCCTGCCCCGGCCCCAGCTCAGCgaag aggaagTAGCAGGGCTGCAGTGTATGAAGCGGATCCTAGGGAAGGTGCAGGAAATGAGGGAACAGAGAGGCTCTTTGGAGAAACAGCTCCGTGACCTAATCCAGCAGGACGACATCACCTCCACCCTCGTTACCACAGACAGGGCAGACATGAAG CGTATATTTGAGGAGCAGCTGAAGAAGTACGAGCAGGTGAAGGTGTATATTGACCAGAATCTGGCAGCTCAGGAGAACATCCTGAAGGCCCTGACTGAGGCCAACGTCCAGTACGCCTCAGTTCGTAAGGGACTGAGTCAGACTGAGCAGCAGTGGAACAGTACCGTCCAGGGACTGGTGGGCTCGTACGAAGCCTATGAAGACCTGATGAAGAAGTCACAGGAGGGGAAAGAGTTCTACGAAGACCTGGAGGCCAAAGCATCACGTCTGCTGGAGAAAGCGAAGACAGTATGTCAGACTagggcagaggagaggaaacccGTCCTGGAAAA AGAGACCCAGAAGAAGCCCCCAGCACGACCTACAGCAGCTAAGCCCTTCTTGAAGCCAAAGGCTTCAGATGTCGACTCTGCCTGCTCTAGCTTGGAGGACCCAGAGTTGGCCCAGCTTAGTGCAGCTATCTTGGCCTTGGGGGGTGACCTACCTGAGGACCTCTGCAGCCTCCCACCTGACATTCCTTCCTTCCCCACCACTGCGGCTCGTCTGGCCGGTCATGAAACCTTCGTCCCCCCTAGTGCTAACCTGGGCGGCAGCAGCTCTCTGTCTTGGCCTGGTGCTCCGGCTGCTGGTATTCCTCGCTTCCCTGCCAACCTGCCTCCTCCAGAGCTCCTGGCACGGATAGCTCAGTTTCCTACTTCTGGGGCTGTAGCAGCACAGGGACCTCTGCCACGTGGACCCCATCCTCAGATGACTCCACAGATGCCTCCACAATTGCCAGGTTATCGGCCACCCCTTCCTCAAGCCCCCCAACCTGGCCCTGTAGCCCCTGCCCCAGTCCGGCCCTCGACCACCACTGTGGATAGCATCCAGGCCCCTATCCCCAGCTACGCCCCTGCACCACACCACCCTGCAGCCTCAACTAGCTACACTGTATCCCCACAGATGGGGGCCTACCCTCAATTTATGCCCCAACCAGGAATGGCCATTCATGGCTCAGCCCAAACTCCTGCACCCCAaccacagcagcagaagcagccgCAGCAGTACCCTCAGCCCATTGGGCAGCCACTGCCTCAGGGGTACCAGCCTGGACCAAGAGCTATTCCTGGCCCTCACCCTCCTCTCCAGGCCCAGCAAGCCTACCCACATGGATATATGCCTCCTCATTCTGGTATTCCTCCCCAGTACCAGCAGGCATTCCCAGGTCCGCCACAGCCACATCAACAAAATGGCTATCAGCCCCGGCCTCAGATAACCCAAGGCTACCAGACTCCACAGGGCTATGTACCCCAGCAGCACCCTCAGATGATACCAGGCTCCATGCCAAGACCACCTCAGGGCCAGATGCCACTTCAAACTGTACATCCACAAATACCCCCAACTTCTCAGCCAGCACTTCCTGCATCTCATCCCTATCTGCCCCATCCCAACCAACAGATGGCCCCTGGAATCACTCACCAACACATGTTGCCACAACAGCAACAAATCTCAATGCCCCCTAATGTCCAGCAGATTCCACCCCACCCACAGATGCAGATACCAGGTGGTCCCAGAGCACAAATGCCCCCCACAAGTCAGCCAATGCCTCCTGTCTCACAGAACTACATGCCCCCCACTAGCCAGCCCATTCACCCAACTCTGCGGCCACAGATGCCTCTTGCCTCGCAACCTCATATGGTCCCTGGTCCTCAGGTCCACCTGCCAAGGGGCCCTATGCCGCAAATGCCCCCCAGTGCACTACTCCCACAACATCACCCCCACCCGGGACAGCCTCCTATACCAAACATGCCCCAGCAGCCCATGCAGATGCCCAGTCAACCCCAGGCTCAGCCCCCTCATTCTGGTGGGGTGTGCTACCCTGGAGGGGCTCCAATGATGCCTCAGCAGCCCCTGGCACCACAGCCTGCAGTTCCCCAACAACCTCAGGCTCCTCTTCCCATGACCCATCCACAGCCCTCTACTATGTACCCTTCAGCTCAAGGAGCTAATGTACCTCCAAGTGCCCCACAGCAACCCACTGCCATGGGCCCACATGGTCCACATGTTCCCCCCACTCAGCACATCATCCAACCCTCTCCTGGAGGTCCTTCAGTGGCACAACCATCCAACACTGTTCCTCCTTCCCCTTCGCCTTCCCCCTccccatctccctctccagGTCCTACCTCTCTGGGTCTGAACTCCCGGCAGAGACCCACACCAGCCCCCACCCCTGGAGGCACAGCTCCATCCACTCTTCCCTcaccctctgctgtctctccctccacaTCGCTGTTTCAGCGGCAGAACTCAAGCACAGATGACCTCCTCTCTTCGAGCCCTGAGAGCCAACCTGGAGGAACCAAGGCCCCCACCAATGTCCTCCAACCCACCAAAGCTGACCCACAGGATGGGGAGCGTCGAAAGAAGAGCTCACAGGGAGTTCTCCTGATCCAGGGTGACCCATACCAAGCTCCAGAGCGTGTTGCCCGTCTTCACGGTGAACTGGAACGTTATAGAGGCCAGGTAGATTCCCTGGAGCACCCCTCAGAGAATGAGGGTGGCCTGTCGGTGCTGGACGCCCGCTGGAAAGAACTACAGGATCAACAGGAGAAGGACGCCCGCCAACTCTCTATCGCTATCGCCCGCTGCTACACCATGAAGAACCGTCACCAGGATGTCATGCCCTATGACCTCAACCGCGTGGTGCTGCAATCAGGCAAAGATGACTACATCAATGCCAGCTATGTGGAAGACTTGTCGCCATACTGCCCACGCCTTATTGCCACACAGGCTCCGCTCACTGGCACAGCGGCAGACTTCTGGCTGATGGTGTATGAGCAGAAAGTGTCAATGGTAGTCATGCTGGTTTCAGAGCAGGAGCTAGAAAAG GGAAAGGTTGTGCGCTACTTCCCAACAGAGCGCGGCCAGCAGCTCTCTCAGGGACCAATCACACTTAGCCTAACCACGCAGAAGACAACACCGACACATGTGGAGCGCATGATCAGCCTACAGTACCGTGACCAAAGCCTGAAGCGCACTGTCGTCCATCTCCAGTTCACCTCCTGGCCGGAGCT GGGTCTTCCTGACAGCAAAAGCAACCTGCTGCGATTCATCCAGGAGGTTCATGGACACTACCTCCACCAGAGGCCCTTACACACACCTGTCGTGGTACACTGCAG CTCGGGTGTGGGACGCACTGGCGCCTTCTGTCTGCTGTATGCTGCACTGCAGGAGCTGGAGGCAGGAAACGGGATCCCAGACCTTCCACTGCTGGTGAAGAAGATGAGACAACAGAGGAAGAACATGCTACAGGAAAAG CTCCACCTGAAGTTCTGCTATGAGGCCGTGCTGAAGCACGCTGAGCAGGTCCTTCAGCGACATGGCATCACTACCGCCACCTGCAGCAAGAACACCAGCTCTGCAGCCACAAAG CCTTACCCGAGACAGGAGTCCCAGCAGGACATTGTCCTCGGTGGTGACATGCCTATCAGCTCCATCCAAGCCACCATCGCCAAGCTCAGCATCCGGCCACCCAGTGCCACAGACCCAGCCATGGAGGAGCAGGCCGGCACTATCTTACCCGACCTCGACTCGCTCGGTGACGTCCAGCTGCTCCAGTACCCCTGTCCCCCAACAGATCCCCAGCCCCCCTCCTCTTTCAGCCCGCCTCTCACCTCCCCTACCCACTCTCCACCCCCACCCAATGGCCTGGATGCTGTCTCCCCCTGCACGCCACCACCAGCCAACCACCAGCCACTCCCAGAGGCTACCCCCAGCATCAGCCCGCCGCCTGCTTCCTCCGCTCCGGCTCCTTCGTCGCTGGAGCTGCTGGCCACACTGACGCCTGAGGCCTTCTCCATGGAGGGAGGGGGCAAGGGGAAGCAGCGGGTCACCAAGCAGAGCTTCTTGCAGCCGGCGGAGGGTCAGGGTCTCCATGGGACTCGAGGGGAGGAAGGTGACGACCCGCTCAGTAGCCTGGACCCCCTCTGGACCCTCAACAAGCGCTGA